The Malus domestica chromosome 10, GDT2T_hap1 genome contains a region encoding:
- the LOC103432393 gene encoding endo-1,4-beta-xylanase 5-like produces MLKGGLTVNASGPAELYFESENTSVEIFVDSISLQPFTQKQWNSHQQQSIEKVRKTNVRIQAVTEQGNPLENATIIIQQKAPGFPFGVAVNKNILTNTAYQNWFTSKPFKVTTFEDEMKWYTMEPSPGQEDYSAADALVQFAKQHQIAVRGHNVFWEDPDYQAGWLNSLSGQQFSDAANKRLNSIMGRYKGQVIAWDVSNENLHFNFFESKMGATASAEFYNWASKADDTATLFLNDYNTIEESGDKDSIPAKYLQKLRDIQGFPGNSNAKMAIGLESHFQTPNIPYIRSYIDTLAGANVPIWITELDVVSGPNQASYLEQILREVHSHPKIQGIVIWAAWKPSGCYRMCLTDNNFKNLPTGDVVDKLTSEFGLTSGLASGTTNANGFFEASLFHGDYEVKITHPLVDSPFVRGLNVAPTTESQQQLHVQLNA; encoded by the exons ATGCTCAAGGGTGGCTTAACCGTCAATGCCTCAGGTCCCGCCGAGCTCTACTTCGAG AGCGAGAACACATCTGTTGAGATCTTTGTTGATAGCATCTCCTTACAACCATTCACTCAGAAGCAGTGGAATTCTcatcaacaacaaagcattGAGAAG GTTCGTAAGACGAATGTTAGAATTCAAGCGGTCACCGAGCAAGGAAATCCACTAGAAAATGCAACAATCATCATCCAACAAAAGGCTCCAGGCTTCCCCTTCGGTGTTGCAGTCAACAAGAACATCCTCACCAACACAGCCTACCAAAACTGGTTCACTTCAAAGCCTTTCAAAGTCACAACGTTTGAAGACGAAATGAAATGGTACACCATGGAGCCTTCTCCAGGCCAAGAGGACTACTCCGCTGCTGATGCCTTGGTTCAGTTTGCAAAGCAACACCAGATTGCAGTCCGAGGCCACAATGTGTTCTGGGAGGATCCTGATTACCAGGCCGGTTGGCTTAACTCGCTCTCTGGCCAACAATTCTCCGATGCCGCTAACAAGAGGCTCAATTCTATTATGGGGAGATACAAGGGACAAGTCATTGCTTGGGATGTTAGCAACGAAAATTTgcattttaatttctttgagAGTAAGATGGGTGCAACTGCGTCTGCTGAATTTTACAATTGGGCTAGTAAAGCTGATGATACAGCCACACTGTTCTTGAATGATTACAATACCATTGAGGAGAGTGGAGATAAAGATTCGATTCCGGCTAAGTACCTTCAGAAGCTGAGAGACATACAAGGGTTTCCCGGTAACAGTAATGCAAAGATGGCGATTGGTCTCGAGTCACATTTCCAGACTCCTAACATTCCATACATAAGATCTTACATTGATACTCTTGCTGGTGCAAATGTGCCAATTTGGATTACAGAATTGGACGTCGTTAGTGGTCCCAATCAG GCATCATACTTAGAGCAGATTCTAAGGGAGGTGCATTCTCACCCTAAGATTCAAGGCATTGTCATTTGGGCTGCATGGAAACCTTCAGGATGCTACAGAATGTGTTTGACGGATAACAATTTCAAGAACTTGCCCACCGGCGATGTTGTCGACAAGCTCACAAGTGAGTTCGGTTTGACTTCGGGCTTAGCTTCTGGCACGACGAACGCAAATGGTTTCTTCGAGGCCTCGCTTTTCCACGGCGATTACGAAGTGAAAATTACTCACCCCTTGGTCGACTCCCCCTTCGTTCGGGGTTTGAATGTGGCACCAACTACTGAGTCCCAGCAACAATTGCACGTCCAACTTAATGCCTGA